A section of the Capra hircus breed San Clemente chromosome 23, ASM170441v1, whole genome shotgun sequence genome encodes:
- the SLC35B3 gene encoding adenosine 3'-phospho 5'-phosphosulfate transporter 2 isoform X1, giving the protein MRAPGEEAAAAAAAEVASAGVGEEETQEDLAQQAEGGLSKGEETNKDNFGSTECGKIRTMDLKFNSSRKYISITVPSKTQAMSPHIKSIDDIVVLGINLSRFNKLTQFFICVAGVFVFYLIYGYLQELIFSVEGFKPYGWYLTLVQFAFYSIFGLIELQLIQDKRRRIPGKTYMIIAFLTVGTMGLSNTSLGFLNYPTQVIFKCCKLIPVMLGGVFIQGKRYNVADVSAALCMSLGLIWFTLADSTVAPNFNLTGVVLISLALCADAVIGNVQEKVMKLHNASNSEMVLYSYSIGFVYILLGLTCTSGLGPAVTFCAKDPIRTYGYAFLFSLTGYFGISFVLALIKIFGALLAVTVTTGRKAMTIVLSFIFFAKPFTFQYVWSGFLVVLGIFLNVYSKNMDKIRLPSPYDLINKMVDLRKSRTLAQTV; this is encoded by the exons GACCTGGCTCAGCAGGCAGAAGGAGGACTGAGCAAAGGAGAAGAAACCAACAAAGATAACTTTGGTAGCACTGAATGCGGCAAAATAAGAACAATGGATCTCAAGTTCAACAGCTCCAGGAAGTATATTTCTATCACTGTTCCATCCAAAACCCAAGCAATGTCACCACACATCAAGTCTATAGATGACATTGTCGTGCTTGGCATAAATCTCAGCAGATTCAACAAACTGACTCAGTTTTTCATATGTGTTGCTGGAGTTTTTGTATTTTACCTAATTTACGGATATTTACAG GAATTGATATTTTCAGTGGAGGGTTTTAAGCCCTATGGCTGGTATCTTACTTTAGTGCAGTTTGCTTTTTACTCCATATTTGGCCTGATAGAGCTTCAGCTGATTCAGGACAAAAGGAGGAG AATACCAGGAAAAACCTACATGATAATAGCTTTTCTAACTGTGGGTACTATGGGGTTGTCAAACACTTCCTTGGGCTTCCTGAACTACCCTACCCAAGTCATCTTCAAGTGCTGCAAATTGATCCCCGTTATGCTAGGAGGAGTTTTTATTCAAG GGAAGCGCTATAATGTTGCAGACGTGTCTGCTGCCTTATGTATGAGCCTCGGCCTGATATGGTTTACCCTAGCCGACAGCACAGTTGCGCCAAATTTCAACCTGACAG GTGTGGTCCTCATCTCGCTGGCCCTGTGTGCAGATGCTGTCATTGGGAATGTCCAAGAGAAAGTTATGAAGCTGCATAATGCTTCTAATTCAGAAATG gTTTTGTATTCGTATTCAATCGGTTTTGTGTACATTTTATTGGGATTGACATGCACTAGTGGACTAGGCCCTGCAGTAACATTTTGTGCAAAG GATCCAATTCGGACCTATGGTtatgctttccttttttccctcactGGGTATTTTGGAATCTCTTTTGTTCTGGCTTTGATTAAAATTTTCGGTGCACTTCTTGCTGTAACAG TGACAACAGGGAGGAAAGCAATGACCATTGttctttcatttatattcttTGCCAAACCGTTCACATTCCA gtATGTGTGGTCTGGTTTCTTAGTTGTCCTTGGTATATTTCTCAATGTTTACAGCAAAAATATGGATAAAATAAGACTGCCATCACCATATGATCTGATAAACAAAATGGTGGACCTAAGGAAATCAAGGACGTTGGCACAAACTGTATAG
- the SLC35B3 gene encoding adenosine 3'-phospho 5'-phosphosulfate transporter 2 isoform X2, producing the protein MDLKFNSSRKYISITVPSKTQAMSPHIKSIDDIVVLGINLSRFNKLTQFFICVAGVFVFYLIYGYLQELIFSVEGFKPYGWYLTLVQFAFYSIFGLIELQLIQDKRRRIPGKTYMIIAFLTVGTMGLSNTSLGFLNYPTQVIFKCCKLIPVMLGGVFIQGKRYNVADVSAALCMSLGLIWFTLADSTVAPNFNLTGVVLISLALCADAVIGNVQEKVMKLHNASNSEMVLYSYSIGFVYILLGLTCTSGLGPAVTFCAKDPIRTYGYAFLFSLTGYFGISFVLALIKIFGALLAVTVTTGRKAMTIVLSFIFFAKPFTFQYVWSGFLVVLGIFLNVYSKNMDKIRLPSPYDLINKMVDLRKSRTLAQTV; encoded by the exons ATGGATCTCAAGTTCAACAGCTCCAGGAAGTATATTTCTATCACTGTTCCATCCAAAACCCAAGCAATGTCACCACACATCAAGTCTATAGATGACATTGTCGTGCTTGGCATAAATCTCAGCAGATTCAACAAACTGACTCAGTTTTTCATATGTGTTGCTGGAGTTTTTGTATTTTACCTAATTTACGGATATTTACAG GAATTGATATTTTCAGTGGAGGGTTTTAAGCCCTATGGCTGGTATCTTACTTTAGTGCAGTTTGCTTTTTACTCCATATTTGGCCTGATAGAGCTTCAGCTGATTCAGGACAAAAGGAGGAG AATACCAGGAAAAACCTACATGATAATAGCTTTTCTAACTGTGGGTACTATGGGGTTGTCAAACACTTCCTTGGGCTTCCTGAACTACCCTACCCAAGTCATCTTCAAGTGCTGCAAATTGATCCCCGTTATGCTAGGAGGAGTTTTTATTCAAG GGAAGCGCTATAATGTTGCAGACGTGTCTGCTGCCTTATGTATGAGCCTCGGCCTGATATGGTTTACCCTAGCCGACAGCACAGTTGCGCCAAATTTCAACCTGACAG GTGTGGTCCTCATCTCGCTGGCCCTGTGTGCAGATGCTGTCATTGGGAATGTCCAAGAGAAAGTTATGAAGCTGCATAATGCTTCTAATTCAGAAATG gTTTTGTATTCGTATTCAATCGGTTTTGTGTACATTTTATTGGGATTGACATGCACTAGTGGACTAGGCCCTGCAGTAACATTTTGTGCAAAG GATCCAATTCGGACCTATGGTtatgctttccttttttccctcactGGGTATTTTGGAATCTCTTTTGTTCTGGCTTTGATTAAAATTTTCGGTGCACTTCTTGCTGTAACAG TGACAACAGGGAGGAAAGCAATGACCATTGttctttcatttatattcttTGCCAAACCGTTCACATTCCA gtATGTGTGGTCTGGTTTCTTAGTTGTCCTTGGTATATTTCTCAATGTTTACAGCAAAAATATGGATAAAATAAGACTGCCATCACCATATGATCTGATAAACAAAATGGTGGACCTAAGGAAATCAAGGACGTTGGCACAAACTGTATAG